The stretch of DNA TCCATTGAGCGCCGCAGAGCAGCCCGTGACTCTGCTGCACTGTATTGGAAGCTGCTTTGGTCCAGTCGGTGAGCGTGTTTCCCGAACATTCCAGGAAATAGAACTTGGAAACCGAGGGATATCGCATCAGGTCGCTCATCGCGAACTGAAGCGGTTGTTTCACCATTCCATGGATCACCAACCGGTGCGCCTCCGAATTGATATCCGGAGTCCCTGCATGGTGGCGCTCGAAGATCAGCCCGTTGGGAGTAACGATCCCGTGCTGGTGCTGGAGCGGCGTCATGCTCCAGTCGGAAAGGTTCTGCTTGTTGACGAGGACATCGGAGCGAGTCCGCACCACGTGACTTTCGAACTTGGACGGTACTCCGTAGGCTTTGGGCTCGATGATCCTGCCGGGAGCTTTCACGCTGTCCGGCACGGGAAGCGGCTCGGCGCGGGCAAGCGAGCTTCCCATAGCTCCAGAAGCAAGCGTGCCTCCGGCCATGGCAGCGCTGTTGCGCAAGAAGGTCCGCCTTGAAGTCGGGGAGTTTCGAGCGATGGGAGAATTGTCGGGGCGAATCGTTATGGAACTCTTGGACATCTCATTCCTCCTTGCAGGCTTCGCTTCACTTATAGCACCAGCGCCCTCAGCATACAAGGAGGAGAAGTCGCGTCTGGAGAACTGGGCCACCGGCACCTTGCTTCGTTATGCGAGACATGGGCGATTCCTTTCGCGATGGCGCGCGGGGTGACAGTAGAAGACCCATGTTGGATAACCTCACGCCAGCATTATTGGCTGCGGGCAATCCGCTGCGATCCGGGCGATTTTGATGGTGTTCGCGACAGTCAGGAGCAGGAGACATCTGCTTTGCCCTACGACAAACGCAGTGGCGTGGGCCTCAACACAAAAACGTGCGGTTCGCGAAATCAATGATCGCCTCAGGCCGCAAATAGAAAGCGAACGTTACGCAAAGCCCCACTACAGCGGCCGCCAACACCAAGGTCAAGGTTGCGACTCTTATCACCGGTCGCATGGTCACGCCGTGCTCTCCTTCAGTTCCAGCCGTGCGATTTGCCGGTCGTCAATGGGCCAGTTAAGCAGGGCGGCTATGACACCTAACGCGATCGCAATAATCCAGATCAGTTGATACGATCCCGTCAGATCATAAAGGT from Burkholderiales bacterium encodes:
- the soxC gene encoding sulfite dehydrogenase; its protein translation is MSKSSITIRPDNSPIARNSPTSRRTFLRNSAAMAGGTLASGAMGSSLARAEPLPVPDSVKAPGRIIEPKAYGVPSKFESHVVRTRSDVLVNKQNLSDWSMTPLQHQHGIVTPNGLIFERHHAGTPDINSEAHRLVIHGMVKQPLQFAMSDLMRYPSVSKFYFLECSGNTLTDWTKAASNTVQQSHGLLCGAQWTGIPVSWLLNEAGLHPAAKWVLFEGADGAAHTRSIPIDKVLDDVLLVYAQNGEMLRPEQGYPLRAFVPGWEGNVSVKWLRRIKVADQPWQFRSETARYADPMPDGKWRQFSFVMEAKSVITTPSGGMKLK